A window from Halomicrobium urmianum encodes these proteins:
- a CDS encoding nuclear transport factor 2 family protein codes for MNEDERDRLIDRYLDGIDQGDKDLLRDAFTPDVVHEHPERDIEGIDEFLTFKVDEQPPQESEHEVSRRIHVPEASVVQGRKVGTVEGEPVDVQFCDVYEFNADESAITKLSVYVRE; via the coding sequence ATGAACGAAGACGAGCGTGATCGGCTGATCGATCGCTACCTGGATGGAATAGACCAGGGAGACAAAGACCTGCTACGCGACGCTTTCACACCGGACGTCGTCCACGAGCACCCCGAGCGTGATATCGAGGGGATCGACGAGTTCCTGACGTTCAAAGTCGACGAGCAGCCGCCGCAGGAATCCGAACACGAGGTGAGCCGCCGTATTCACGTTCCGGAGGCGTCTGTGGTCCAGGGACGCAAGGTCGGAACTGTCGAGGGCGAACCGGTCGACGTCCAGTTCTGTGACGTCTACGAATTCAATGCGGACGAATCAGCGATCACGAAGCTTTCTGTCTACGTACGGGAGTGA
- a CDS encoding nucleotidyltransferase domain-containing protein, which yields MKTESNGISTDRTQIAVDVPVRDGRLLKGDATEDVLLFLTRHHDESFSMTDVAEAVGYTRPTITKTVDVLANNDLVVEERDGTRRLVQINRDRLTRPDDPYLEVPQSEFHAPVKAATEALLDELAGVLAVVLYGSVARGEADRRSDVDLWVLVREDRLGNQRRANRVRQSLEGEAFDGDRYAFEIDVEGLQAVPNYADDLRDILRDGIALHRTDEFDTVRQMVMHGDADE from the coding sequence ATGAAAACGGAATCGAACGGTATTTCTACTGATAGAACGCAGATAGCGGTCGACGTTCCCGTTCGAGACGGCCGGTTGCTAAAGGGCGATGCCACAGAAGACGTCCTGCTGTTTTTGACGCGGCATCACGACGAGTCGTTCTCGATGACGGACGTCGCCGAGGCGGTCGGCTACACGCGGCCGACGATCACCAAGACGGTCGACGTCCTCGCCAACAACGACCTCGTCGTCGAGGAACGCGACGGGACGCGTCGGCTCGTGCAGATCAACCGCGACCGGCTGACCCGTCCGGACGACCCTTACCTCGAGGTTCCGCAGTCGGAGTTCCACGCCCCCGTGAAGGCGGCGACAGAGGCGTTGCTGGACGAACTCGCCGGCGTCCTCGCCGTCGTCCTCTACGGGAGCGTCGCCCGCGGCGAGGCCGACCGCCGCAGCGACGTCGACCTCTGGGTGCTGGTGCGCGAGGACAGGCTGGGCAATCAACGACGGGCGAACCGCGTCAGGCAGTCCCTCGAAGGGGAAGCGTTCGACGGCGACCGTTACGCCTTCGAGATCGACGTCGAGGGCCTGCAGGCCGTTCCGAACTACGCGGACGATCTGCGCGATATCCTCCGCGACGGTATCGCCCTCCACCGGACGGACGAGTTCGACACGGTCCGCCAGATGGTCATGCACGGTGATGCCGATGAGTGA
- a CDS encoding DUF1616 domain-containing protein produces the protein MSRRRTFWLLVPRPVRRLPADLAAAVAVTLVVNAAVFLPGIAETPLRLVVGLPFVLFVPGYVFVAALFPEDGSPAVREDVDLTGDGEADATAWEDRSGGVDGIERVALSFGLIIAVVPLIGLALNFTPWGIRLVPIMASLSAFALAGARLAAARRWQLPPEERFRVPYGRWYADARAELFEPATRTDAALNALLVVSVLVATASVGYAVAVPQQGEQFSEFYLLTESESGDLVADGYPTNFTAGEPRELIVGIGNHEHERTDYTVVAEIQRVEVVDNETRVREATEVRRFEATVAHNETWHRSHEVAPSTTGERLRLQYLLYRGDPPSPLNRSAAYRDLHLWVNVSR, from the coding sequence ATGTCACGACGACGGACGTTCTGGCTGCTGGTCCCCCGGCCGGTCCGTCGGCTGCCCGCCGACCTCGCCGCCGCCGTCGCGGTGACGCTGGTCGTCAACGCGGCCGTGTTTCTGCCCGGGATCGCCGAGACGCCCCTGCGGCTCGTCGTCGGCCTCCCGTTCGTGCTGTTCGTCCCCGGCTACGTGTTCGTCGCCGCGCTGTTCCCCGAGGACGGCAGCCCCGCGGTGCGGGAGGACGTCGACCTCACCGGGGACGGCGAGGCGGACGCGACCGCGTGGGAGGACCGCAGCGGCGGCGTCGACGGCATCGAGCGCGTGGCGCTGTCCTTCGGCCTGATCATCGCCGTCGTCCCGCTGATCGGCCTCGCGCTGAACTTCACGCCGTGGGGCATCCGCCTGGTCCCGATCATGGCCTCGCTGAGTGCGTTCGCCCTCGCAGGGGCCAGGCTGGCGGCCGCGCGCCGCTGGCAGCTTCCCCCCGAGGAACGCTTCCGCGTCCCCTACGGCCGGTGGTACGCCGACGCCCGCGCCGAACTGTTCGAGCCCGCCACGCGGACCGACGCCGCCCTGAACGCCCTGCTCGTGGTCAGCGTGCTGGTCGCGACCGCCAGCGTCGGCTACGCCGTCGCCGTTCCCCAACAGGGCGAGCAGTTCTCCGAGTTCTACCTCCTGACCGAGTCGGAGAGCGGCGACCTCGTCGCCGACGGCTACCCGACGAACTTCACCGCCGGCGAGCCACGCGAGTTGATCGTCGGCATCGGCAACCACGAGCACGAGCGGACCGACTACACCGTCGTGGCCGAGATCCAGCGCGTCGAGGTGGTCGACAACGAGACCCGGGTACGCGAGGCGACCGAGGTGCGGCGCTTCGAGGCGACCGTCGCCCACAACGAGACCTGGCACCGCAGCCACGAGGTCGCACCGTCGACGACCGGCGAGCGTCTCCGCCTGCAGTACCTGCTGTACCGCGGCGATCCGCCCTCGCCGCTGAACCGGTCCGCGGCGTATCGGGACCTCCACCTCTGGGTGAACGTGTCGCGATAG
- a CDS encoding winged-helix domain-containing protein, whose amino-acid sequence MLEGFPFAAYNLAVGLLTGLGIASVLVRPTVVDYDRFLLLTVAGLVLFLIGGPVTELAAPSLVHWVHGLAALMVVLGLYDPLENDLRRDAWADVLLEEPVQVRQRAAWMTPMDDDVLRLFHSKDLVLTPAIIAYNIDYSREEVNRRLAELEDHGFVERVERGKYRITDLGTQYVEGAVASGPLARPWTVRADEGKTER is encoded by the coding sequence ATGCTCGAGGGCTTCCCCTTCGCCGCCTACAACCTGGCCGTCGGCCTCCTGACCGGCCTGGGCATCGCCTCCGTCCTCGTCAGGCCTACCGTCGTCGACTACGACCGATTCCTCCTGCTGACGGTCGCCGGCCTGGTGCTGTTCCTCATCGGTGGGCCCGTCACGGAGCTCGCGGCCCCGTCGCTGGTCCACTGGGTCCACGGCCTCGCCGCGCTCATGGTCGTCCTCGGGCTGTACGACCCGCTGGAGAACGACCTGCGCCGCGACGCGTGGGCGGACGTGCTCCTCGAAGAGCCCGTCCAGGTCCGCCAGCGCGCGGCGTGGATGACGCCGATGGACGACGACGTCCTCCGGCTGTTCCACTCGAAGGACCTGGTGCTCACGCCCGCGATCATCGCCTACAACATCGACTACAGCCGCGAGGAGGTCAACCGCCGCCTCGCCGAGCTGGAAGACCACGGGTTCGTCGAGCGGGTCGAGCGCGGCAAGTACCGCATCACCGACCTCGGAACGCAGTACGTCGAGGGAGCCGTCGCCAGCGGTCCGCTGGCTCGCCCGTGGACTGTCCGGGCTGACGAGGGGAAGACGGAGCGGTGA
- a CDS encoding universal stress protein — MVHILLPIGTDDERAIVQAETVSELFDSENLTAHLFHDFTDNPEGGSVTQVGSVRRAAEVLEDAGSDVAYHETSGDPAETVIETADDLDVDAICLAGRKRSPAGKALFGSVSQEVILGTDRPVIVCSPDDET, encoded by the coding sequence ATGGTCCACATCCTGTTGCCCATCGGTACAGACGACGAGCGCGCCATCGTCCAGGCGGAGACGGTCAGTGAGCTGTTCGACAGCGAGAACCTGACGGCGCACCTGTTCCACGATTTCACTGACAACCCGGAGGGCGGATCGGTAACCCAGGTCGGCTCCGTGAGACGCGCTGCCGAGGTCCTCGAGGACGCCGGTAGCGACGTAGCGTACCACGAAACGAGTGGCGACCCCGCTGAAACCGTCATCGAGACCGCCGACGACCTCGACGTCGACGCGATCTGCCTCGCTGGCCGGAAGCGCTCACCGGCCGGAAAGGCCCTCTTCGGAAGCGTTTCCCAGGAAGTCATCCTGGGCACTGATCGACCTGTTATCGTCTGCAGTCCCGACGACGAGACGTGA
- a CDS encoding DsbA family protein gives MDIPDINRRTVLTFASGAITGGAITGGYLTSLSELDTRSARPQTENPTPTEGEDTEETSPPVQLSNRPRLGSDEAPVTMLYYSDFQCPFCAKFEAEALPEIQDNHISSAEEVRLIVKPLGVFGDDSLRAAQAAHSVWRQVDGDQDIFWSWYETVTDAYDGEQNSGWASVDNLVSLSDSFNGVSGDSIRTHLENSKYESAVAADFEEGREQGLQGTPYFIVYGDDFDESRTISGAQPYSRFETVIDSYLE, from the coding sequence ATGGACATTCCCGATATCAACCGCCGGACAGTACTCACGTTCGCTAGTGGAGCAATCACTGGTGGAGCAATCACTGGTGGATATCTCACCTCGCTATCTGAACTCGATACCCGTTCCGCTCGACCGCAGACGGAAAACCCAACGCCGACTGAGGGGGAAGACACGGAGGAGACCTCGCCTCCGGTACAGCTCTCGAATCGACCGCGTCTCGGCTCTGACGAAGCGCCCGTGACGATGTTGTACTATTCAGACTTCCAGTGCCCGTTCTGTGCGAAGTTCGAAGCAGAGGCGCTTCCAGAGATCCAGGACAACCATATCTCGTCTGCAGAAGAGGTTCGTCTGATCGTCAAACCGCTCGGCGTGTTTGGCGATGACTCGCTCCGGGCGGCCCAGGCTGCACATTCCGTCTGGCGTCAGGTTGACGGGGATCAGGACATCTTCTGGTCGTGGTACGAGACGGTCACGGACGCGTATGACGGGGAGCAGAACTCCGGGTGGGCGTCTGTCGACAACCTCGTTTCCCTTTCGGATTCGTTTAACGGCGTTAGCGGCGATTCAATCCGCACCCATCTCGAAAACAGCAAGTACGAATCAGCCGTAGCGGCTGATTTCGAAGAAGGGCGTGAACAGGGTCTACAGGGGACGCCCTATTTCATCGTCTACGGTGACGACTTCGATGAGTCTCGAACGATATCTGGAGCCCAGCCGTACTCACGGTTCGAGACGGTCATCGACAGTTATCTCGAGTAA
- a CDS encoding DUF7837 family putative zinc-binding protein translates to MLYTEERRARRRDVHCPSLSRDRPSLGSCPNCETERQSVHQLIESEENDGATGVSAECPSRTDVVEPT, encoded by the coding sequence ATCCTGTACACTGAAGAGCGTCGTGCGAGACGCCGGGACGTCCACTGCCCGTCTCTGAGTCGTGATCGACCCTCACTCGGCAGTTGCCCGAACTGCGAAACAGAGCGACAGTCAGTGCATCAACTGATCGAATCGGAGGAGAACGACGGTGCGACGGGGGTCTCTGCGGAGTGCCCCTCGCGTACCGACGTCGTCGAACCGACCTGA
- a CDS encoding HalOD1 output domain-containing protein, giving the protein MPDTELKGAADRTPVHETDFDPECGQSAVLALIHALAAVQDAEPDEITPLGTIVDGDSMETLVEEYPDSAPRPLRLEATVDGWDVAIRSDGVVQIYDVQATSDSTQSAESTVS; this is encoded by the coding sequence ATGCCTGATACTGAGTTGAAAGGTGCCGCGGATCGCACCCCCGTCCACGAAACAGACTTCGACCCGGAATGTGGCCAGTCAGCAGTCCTCGCACTGATACACGCGTTAGCGGCAGTCCAGGACGCCGAGCCCGACGAGATCACACCCCTCGGGACGATCGTCGACGGTGACAGCATGGAGACGCTGGTCGAGGAGTATCCGGACTCGGCTCCACGGCCGTTGCGACTCGAGGCCACGGTCGATGGCTGGGACGTGGCGATCCGGAGCGACGGCGTCGTTCAGATCTACGACGTCCAAGCTACGTCTGATTCGACGCAGTCAGCCGAGAGCACAGTTAGCTAG
- a CDS encoding cell wall-binding repeat-containing protein: MTDRSRRKFLRDLAALPAGAGVAGAAVAASEGERASQGADEETGPESVEYDPSTVTTMTTRLAGESDYETAAAITQNVYTAINEHTRPGAVILVSDSDLGAALPGVTFIHHPIDGAVLLTERDSLPAATREEIQRLHPEGVHVDGDTQAYVVGGERYVSADVERELQAMGLKTSRIEGQTPVEVAANADQYLSTIHANHRDTAYVASLDDLRTAMPAQSWNAHGGDGFLYVGDDRIPGPTRRQLEARFDEAYMYLLGDESKISATVARDLAQFGHVQRIPQGSDPYGLSVGLAGYKDIGRNQGWVFGEWGRSIGWGIAESGHNFVFVNPEDWQVALPACVESHRGKHGPMLCVEQDGVPETVANYLTNLTRPHEAAPYDRKYNHGWVVGGPDQISRRVQGQLHAMLQEPGDAR, from the coding sequence GTGACCGACCGCAGCCGCCGGAAGTTCCTGCGGGATCTGGCCGCCCTCCCGGCCGGGGCCGGGGTCGCCGGCGCGGCCGTGGCCGCGTCCGAGGGCGAGCGAGCGTCCCAGGGCGCGGACGAGGAGACCGGACCGGAGTCGGTCGAGTACGACCCGTCGACGGTCACGACGATGACGACCCGGCTGGCCGGCGAGAGCGACTACGAGACGGCGGCGGCGATCACCCAGAACGTCTACACGGCGATCAACGAGCACACGCGCCCGGGCGCGGTGATCCTCGTCAGCGACAGCGACCTCGGCGCAGCGCTGCCGGGGGTCACCTTCATCCACCACCCGATCGACGGCGCCGTCCTGCTGACGGAGCGGGACTCGCTGCCCGCGGCGACCCGCGAGGAGATCCAGCGGCTCCACCCTGAGGGCGTCCACGTCGACGGCGACACGCAGGCCTACGTCGTCGGCGGCGAGCGCTACGTCAGCGCCGACGTCGAGCGGGAACTGCAGGCGATGGGCCTGAAGACCAGCCGGATCGAGGGCCAGACGCCCGTGGAGGTCGCGGCCAATGCGGACCAGTACCTCAGCACGATCCACGCTAACCACCGGGACACCGCGTACGTCGCGAGTCTCGACGACCTCCGGACGGCGATGCCGGCCCAGTCCTGGAACGCCCACGGCGGCGACGGCTTCCTCTACGTCGGCGACGACCGCATTCCCGGGCCGACGCGCCGCCAGCTCGAGGCCCGCTTCGACGAGGCGTACATGTACCTCCTCGGCGACGAGAGCAAGATCAGCGCCACCGTCGCGCGGGACCTCGCGCAGTTCGGACACGTCCAGCGCATCCCGCAGGGCTCGGACCCCTACGGACTGAGCGTCGGCCTCGCGGGGTACAAGGACATCGGACGGAACCAGGGCTGGGTGTTCGGCGAGTGGGGACGGTCGATCGGCTGGGGCATCGCGGAGAGCGGGCACAACTTCGTCTTCGTCAATCCCGAAGACTGGCAGGTCGCCCTGCCGGCCTGCGTCGAGAGCCACCGCGGCAAGCACGGCCCGATGCTCTGCGTCGAGCAGGACGGCGTCCCGGAGACGGTCGCGAACTACCTGACGAACCTCACTCGACCCCACGAGGCCGCGCCCTACGACCGGAAGTACAACCACGGCTGGGTCGTCGGCGGCCCGGACCAGATCAGCCGGCGGGTGCAGGGACAGCTACACGCCATGCTACAGGAACCGGGTGACGCCCGATGA
- a CDS encoding DUF4396 domain-containing protein encodes MKPWKALAVGVAALAAVLVATQPLYVVGLTLFDYGETPEESYATVQTKDVSRFPADDPQRQSELTARAARPPGSGLNYSTVVRVPEGDWQAALAASRLRASADALLLYGNATPPETGTASDVSTVTVSGGSPAETAAALATRGNGTGGASTDTVVVVNGEKPQWALPAAAWSAYSGDPILYATEDEVPEATRRAIDELNASHAYVLAPPGLVSDDALGSLDVEWTRVAGDTPQAHAVEIAEFRDESRDFGWGIHERDKVGYYNFMLVNPSEPAHAVSAANLQWGKAGPILLVDEDGTLPPVTEGYAWQTQPAWFTSPMEGPFNHLFAMGTTDQVSWVTQGRLDYAVEITPYRHQGAGLSPLEAVAGVWAAVCLLGASFAFVHSRHRLTALNDWTKMVWPLLTLLIGPVGLALYWASYRGRQVVDTEQGPRVLRPYWLRAATATAMGVGFAASTMIATAFLLTYFGIPMVVFDGPLFWLGNAMTLLIVIVYAVAFLVSWLVFHVPMLRDSQGMDTRSAARRGAQLVAVSMTSVSVGMMGGMWILMMMELPMMPGDDNLLWFGVMSFATLVGFVIAWPVNGLLVRKGLKPGGAL; translated from the coding sequence GTGAAGCCCTGGAAGGCGCTCGCGGTGGGCGTCGCCGCCCTCGCGGCCGTACTCGTCGCCACCCAGCCGCTCTACGTCGTCGGGCTGACGCTGTTCGACTACGGCGAGACCCCAGAAGAGTCGTACGCGACGGTCCAGACGAAGGACGTCAGCCGGTTCCCCGCGGACGACCCGCAGCGACAGAGCGAACTGACGGCCAGGGCGGCGCGGCCGCCCGGGTCCGGCCTGAACTACTCGACTGTGGTCCGGGTTCCCGAGGGCGACTGGCAGGCGGCGCTCGCGGCCTCTCGCCTGCGCGCGAGCGCGGACGCTCTGCTGCTGTACGGGAACGCCACCCCGCCCGAGACCGGGACCGCGTCCGACGTCTCGACGGTGACCGTCTCCGGGGGCAGTCCCGCGGAGACGGCCGCCGCGCTCGCCACCCGCGGGAACGGGACCGGCGGCGCGAGCACGGATACCGTCGTCGTCGTCAACGGCGAGAAACCGCAGTGGGCGCTGCCGGCCGCCGCCTGGAGCGCCTACTCCGGCGACCCGATCCTGTACGCGACCGAGGACGAGGTGCCCGAGGCGACGCGGCGGGCGATCGACGAGCTGAACGCCAGCCACGCCTACGTCCTCGCGCCGCCCGGGCTCGTGAGCGACGACGCGCTCGGATCGCTGGACGTGGAGTGGACGCGCGTCGCGGGCGACACGCCCCAGGCCCACGCGGTCGAGATCGCGGAGTTCCGCGACGAGTCACGGGACTTCGGCTGGGGCATCCACGAGCGCGACAAGGTCGGGTATTATAACTTCATGCTGGTCAACCCCTCGGAGCCGGCCCACGCCGTCTCGGCGGCGAACCTCCAGTGGGGCAAGGCCGGGCCGATCCTCCTGGTCGACGAGGACGGCACCCTGCCGCCGGTCACGGAGGGGTACGCCTGGCAGACCCAGCCGGCGTGGTTCACGTCGCCGATGGAGGGGCCGTTCAACCACCTGTTCGCGATGGGGACCACCGACCAGGTCTCGTGGGTGACGCAGGGCCGGCTCGACTACGCGGTCGAGATCACGCCCTACCGCCACCAGGGAGCCGGGCTGAGCCCGCTCGAGGCGGTCGCCGGCGTGTGGGCGGCCGTCTGCCTCCTCGGTGCGTCGTTCGCCTTCGTCCACTCGCGCCACCGGCTGACGGCGCTGAACGACTGGACCAAGATGGTCTGGCCGCTGCTGACGCTCCTGATCGGGCCGGTCGGGCTCGCGCTCTACTGGGCGAGCTACCGGGGCCGGCAGGTCGTCGACACCGAGCAGGGACCCCGGGTGTTGCGACCGTACTGGCTCCGCGCGGCGACGGCGACCGCGATGGGGGTCGGCTTCGCCGCGAGCACGATGATCGCGACCGCCTTCCTGCTGACGTATTTCGGAATCCCGATGGTCGTCTTCGACGGGCCGCTGTTCTGGCTCGGGAACGCGATGACGCTGCTGATCGTGATCGTCTACGCCGTCGCCTTCCTCGTCTCGTGGCTCGTCTTCCACGTACCCATGCTCAGGGACTCTCAGGGAATGGACACGCGCTCCGCGGCGCGGCGAGGCGCACAGCTGGTCGCCGTGAGCATGACGAGCGTCTCCGTCGGCATGATGGGCGGGATGTGGATCCTCATGATGATGGAGCTGCCGATGATGCCCGGCGACGACAACCTGCTGTGGTTCGGCGTGATGAGCTTCGCCACGCTGGTCGGGTTCGTCATCGCCTGGCCGGTCAACGGGCTGCTCGTCCGGAAAGGGCTCAAGCCGGGTGGTGCGCTGTGA
- a CDS encoding four-helix bundle copper-binding protein — MALTEIPHVGENDEMAECIDDCLEAAQACEWCADECAQLGDEDMARCIQLCRDVADLAVLHAQFMARDSGYRKQIARVCAGVCEECAEECERHDHEHCQVCADVVSDCAETCREMAD, encoded by the coding sequence ATGGCTCTGACAGAGATCCCCCACGTCGGCGAGAACGACGAGATGGCAGAGTGCATCGACGACTGCCTCGAGGCCGCACAGGCCTGCGAGTGGTGCGCGGACGAGTGCGCCCAGCTGGGCGACGAGGACATGGCGCGCTGCATCCAGCTGTGCCGAGACGTCGCCGACCTGGCCGTGCTGCACGCCCAGTTCATGGCGCGAGACTCGGGATACCGCAAGCAGATCGCCAGGGTCTGCGCCGGCGTCTGCGAGGAGTGCGCCGAAGAGTGCGAGCGTCACGACCACGAGCACTGTCAGGTCTGCGCGGACGTGGTCAGCGACTGCGCGGAGACCTGCCGCGAGATGGCCGACTGA
- a CDS encoding choice-of-anchor D domain-containing protein, with amino-acid sequence MPESLAFGDVAVGESETRTVTLSNAGDAPLDVRDVSVTDEHADFRVVDAPDGERVSPGDSEGVTVTFAPAADGRQTAHLKIATDDTESPIAVPLSGTGDVPDDGDDGEDGDDGEDGDGPGDNPGSGGGAVPGDGVDGVDVTATSDGARAEIPVTGAGVTRTADLGTTAVEDGIGVTGFGVQLLDDEAVSSVDYRFRVRSGALPSGTVPENVSLYRYADGEWTALDTESLGDDTYEASSPGFSPYAIGVQTGDDADPVVRVTEAAAEDSELAVNEETTVTATVENVGTTEDTFTANLTVDGETVQQERVTVGAGASETVTFTASFDAEGTYEIGVSGTAAGTIEVTTGDRGTETETGTPTGTAESPAGDREGSSGLLVVALILVTVLVVGGVLLYRQGYFDQHLPDGGDQR; translated from the coding sequence TTGCCGGAGTCGCTCGCGTTCGGCGACGTCGCGGTCGGCGAGTCGGAGACGCGGACGGTCACGCTCAGCAACGCGGGCGACGCCCCGCTCGACGTGCGGGATGTCTCCGTCACGGACGAACACGCCGACTTCCGGGTCGTCGACGCACCTGACGGAGAACGCGTCAGTCCGGGCGACAGCGAGGGCGTCACCGTCACGTTCGCGCCGGCGGCCGACGGTCGGCAGACGGCTCACCTGAAGATCGCCACCGACGACACCGAATCGCCGATCGCCGTTCCGCTCTCCGGAACCGGGGACGTCCCTGACGACGGCGACGACGGAGAGGACGGCGACGACGGAGAGGACGGCGACGGTCCCGGTGATAATCCCGGTAGCGGCGGCGGTGCCGTGCCCGGCGACGGTGTCGACGGCGTCGACGTCACCGCGACCTCCGACGGCGCCCGGGCCGAGATCCCCGTGACCGGTGCCGGGGTGACTCGCACTGCCGACCTCGGCACCACCGCCGTCGAGGACGGCATCGGCGTCACCGGCTTCGGCGTCCAGTTGCTCGACGACGAGGCCGTCTCGTCGGTCGACTACCGGTTCCGGGTCCGCTCCGGCGCGCTGCCGTCCGGGACGGTACCGGAGAACGTGAGCCTGTACCGGTACGCCGACGGCGAGTGGACCGCTCTCGACACCGAGTCCCTCGGCGACGACACGTACGAGGCGAGCTCGCCCGGCTTCAGCCCGTACGCGATCGGCGTCCAGACCGGGGACGACGCCGATCCCGTCGTCAGGGTCACCGAGGCGGCCGCCGAGGACAGCGAACTCGCCGTGAACGAGGAGACCACTGTCACGGCGACCGTCGAGAACGTCGGCACGACGGAGGACACCTTCACGGCGAACCTGACCGTCGACGGAGAGACGGTGCAGCAGGAACGCGTGACCGTCGGTGCCGGGGCGTCCGAGACGGTGACGTTCACGGCGTCCTTCGACGCCGAGGGTACCTACGAGATCGGCGTCAGCGGGACGGCCGCGGGAACGATCGAGGTGACGACCGGCGACCGCGGCACGGAGACGGAAACCGGGACGCCGACGGGGACGGCCGAATCGCCCGCCGGCGACAGAGAGGGGAGCTCCGGGCTCCTCGTCGTCGCGCTGATCCTGGTCACCGTTCTCGTCGTCGGAGGCGTGCTCCTCTACCGCCAGGGGTACTTCGACCAGCACCTCCCGGACGGTGGTGATCAGCGCTAG
- a CDS encoding DNA-binding protein, whose translation MSDPNAVREALDAAVDAFNEAGHGIPTREPAIDADADWKTQLTKGCRLLAVVEEIGGGGYYTAVVELCFGIVERSLEAFLIAEGGDELRDFQTDSHDRCYDRAARFGLFTRRLARELKDLYGDNRTDSYYGGRHPTSQQADAMYRLAREIHRHVTDQIREGGVCNCDR comes from the coding sequence ATGAGTGATCCGAACGCCGTCAGGGAGGCGCTCGACGCGGCCGTCGACGCCTTCAACGAGGCGGGCCACGGTATCCCGACGCGAGAACCGGCGATCGACGCGGACGCCGACTGGAAGACGCAGCTCACCAAAGGGTGTCGGCTCCTCGCCGTCGTCGAGGAGATCGGGGGCGGCGGCTACTACACCGCCGTCGTCGAGCTGTGCTTCGGTATCGTCGAACGGTCGCTGGAGGCGTTCCTCATCGCGGAGGGCGGCGATGAACTGCGCGACTTCCAGACGGACTCGCACGACCGTTGCTACGACCGGGCGGCGCGATTTGGCCTCTTTACGCGGAGGCTGGCCCGCGAACTCAAAGACCTGTACGGCGACAACCGGACGGACAGCTACTACGGTGGCCGGCATCCGACGAGCCAGCAGGCCGATGCGATGTACCGGTTGGCCCGCGAAATCCACCGACACGTCACTGACCAGATCCGTGAAGGCGGAGTGTGTAACTGCGATCGGTGA